One Paraburkholderia kururiensis DNA window includes the following coding sequences:
- the truA gene encoding tRNA pseudouridine(38-40) synthase TruA — MRIALGIQYDGAAFCGWQSQPHGRTVQDELERALLEFAQTPLQTVVAGRTDTGVHGLGQVVHFETELDRASFSWVRGTNAFLPSTVAVQWAKPMPEAFHARFSAFERTYYYVLYVHPVRSPMLAGRAGWIHTPLDVDAMREAAACLIGEHDFSAFRSSECQAKTPVKHLHQIDIRPQGDFIHFRFRANAFLHHMVRNLMGCLVAVGRGRYPVAWLAEVLDSRDRNRAAPTFMPEGLYLARVGYPAEFEVPGPHAGSVPWSAVWADDDAPRAAAALSAQPEQQTSDRS; from the coding sequence ATGCGCATTGCCTTGGGAATCCAGTACGACGGCGCGGCGTTTTGCGGCTGGCAGTCGCAGCCGCACGGACGCACGGTGCAGGACGAACTCGAACGCGCTTTGCTTGAGTTTGCGCAGACGCCCTTGCAGACCGTGGTGGCGGGACGCACGGATACAGGCGTCCACGGCCTGGGCCAGGTGGTCCACTTCGAGACGGAGCTGGATCGTGCGTCGTTTTCGTGGGTCCGCGGCACGAACGCGTTCTTGCCGTCGACTGTCGCCGTGCAGTGGGCCAAGCCCATGCCCGAGGCGTTTCACGCACGTTTTTCGGCCTTCGAGCGCACCTACTACTACGTGCTGTATGTGCACCCCGTGCGTTCGCCGATGCTTGCGGGCCGGGCTGGATGGATCCATACGCCGCTCGACGTCGACGCGATGCGCGAGGCTGCTGCCTGCCTGATCGGCGAGCACGATTTTTCGGCGTTCCGGTCCTCCGAGTGCCAGGCCAAGACGCCGGTGAAGCATCTGCATCAGATCGACATTCGACCGCAGGGCGACTTCATCCACTTTCGGTTTCGCGCGAACGCGTTCCTGCATCACATGGTGCGCAACCTGATGGGGTGCCTCGTCGCGGTGGGACGCGGACGTTATCCTGTGGCGTGGCTCGCGGAGGTTCTCGATAGCCGCGACCGCAACCGCGCCGCCCCCACGTTCATGCCGGAAGGGCTTTATCTGGCGCGCGTGGGCTATCCTGCCGAATTCGAGGTGCCTGGCCCGCACGCCGGCAGCGTGCCCTGGAGCGCCGTGTGGGCGGACGACGATGCGCCTCGTGCCGCCGCCGCGCTGAGCGCTCAACCCGAACAGCAGACAAGCGATCGATCATGA
- a CDS encoding phosphoribosylanthranilate isomerase: MTNPAASSAEGRESNGQPAPRHRTRVKLCGLTKPEDVEQAVELGADAIGLVFYPKSPRYVSIAQAVEMMRDVPPFLSVVGLFVNATPEWIGEVASNVPLTLLQFHGDETPSQCETLAGVAGLPWLRALRVAADTRRTDLLESALNYSSANGLLFDALVEGYGGGGKVFDWSLIPAELARRAVLSGGLNAQNVGEAIRRVRPYAVDVSSGIEVPGVKGVKDHARMAAFVRAVREADAG; the protein is encoded by the coding sequence ATGACGAACCCAGCCGCATCATCCGCCGAAGGTCGCGAGTCCAACGGCCAGCCAGCGCCGCGACATCGCACGCGGGTGAAGCTGTGCGGCCTCACGAAGCCGGAAGACGTGGAGCAGGCCGTTGAACTGGGCGCGGACGCCATCGGCCTCGTGTTCTACCCGAAGAGCCCGCGTTACGTCAGCATCGCTCAGGCCGTGGAGATGATGCGCGACGTGCCGCCGTTTCTTTCGGTCGTCGGGCTCTTCGTCAACGCCACGCCCGAATGGATCGGCGAGGTGGCGAGCAACGTGCCGCTCACCCTGCTGCAGTTTCACGGCGACGAAACGCCCTCGCAATGCGAGACGCTCGCGGGCGTTGCCGGTTTGCCCTGGTTGCGCGCGCTGCGGGTCGCGGCCGATACTCGTCGGACCGATTTGCTAGAATCGGCGCTTAACTATTCATCAGCCAACGGTTTGCTGTTCGACGCGCTTGTCGAGGGCTACGGTGGCGGCGGGAAGGTTTTCGATTGGTCACTTATCCCAGCAGAGCTCGCGCGTCGGGCCGTTTTGAGTGGTGGGTTGAACGCGCAAAACGTCGGTGAGGCGATCCGCCGTGTGCGTCCGTATGCCGTCGATGTCTCCAGTGGCATCGAAGTGCCGGGCGTAAAGGGCGTGAAAGACCACGCCCGAATGGCGGCGTTCGTACGCGCAGTGCGCGAAGCGGACGCGGGATGA
- the trpB gene encoding tryptophan synthase subunit beta — protein MYNLPDERGHFGQYGGVFVAETLIHALSELREAYARYKDDPDFVAEYRRELKHFVGRPSPIYHAQRWSELLGGAQVYLKREDLNHTGAHKVNNVIGQALLARRMGKPRVIAETGAGQHGVATATIAARFGMECVVYMGSEDVHRQAANVYRMKLLGATVVPVESGSRTLKDALNEAMRDWVTNVENTFYIIGTVAGPHPYPMMVRDFQRVIGDECKVQMPEMTGRQPDTVIACVGGGSNAMGIFYPYIDDNTVQLIGVEAAGDGIETGRHAASLMGGSPGVLHGNRTYLLQDENGQIIETHSVSAGLDYPGVGPEHAWLKDSGRAQYVPITDEEALKAFHDCCRIEGIIPALESSHALAYAAKLAPTLPKDKILLVNLSGRGDKDMHTVAERSGIKF, from the coding sequence ATGTACAACTTGCCCGATGAACGAGGCCATTTCGGCCAATATGGTGGCGTATTCGTCGCCGAAACGCTGATTCACGCGCTTTCCGAACTGCGCGAAGCCTACGCCAGATACAAGGACGATCCCGACTTCGTTGCCGAATACCGGCGCGAACTGAAGCATTTCGTCGGCCGGCCGTCTCCCATTTATCACGCCCAGCGCTGGAGCGAACTGCTCGGCGGCGCGCAGGTGTACCTCAAGCGCGAGGACCTGAACCATACCGGCGCCCACAAGGTGAACAACGTGATCGGCCAGGCGCTGCTCGCGCGGCGCATGGGCAAACCGCGCGTGATCGCCGAAACCGGGGCCGGCCAGCACGGCGTGGCCACGGCCACCATCGCGGCGCGCTTCGGCATGGAGTGCGTGGTCTACATGGGTTCCGAAGACGTCCACCGGCAGGCCGCCAACGTCTATCGCATGAAGCTGCTCGGGGCGACCGTGGTGCCCGTGGAGTCGGGTTCACGCACGCTGAAGGACGCGCTCAACGAAGCCATGCGCGATTGGGTGACGAACGTGGAGAACACGTTCTACATCATCGGCACGGTGGCGGGCCCGCATCCGTATCCGATGATGGTGCGCGACTTCCAGCGCGTGATCGGCGACGAATGCAAGGTGCAGATGCCCGAGATGACGGGCCGGCAGCCGGACACGGTGATCGCGTGCGTGGGCGGCGGGTCGAACGCGATGGGCATTTTCTATCCGTACATCGACGACAACACCGTGCAACTGATCGGCGTGGAAGCCGCCGGCGACGGCATTGAAACCGGTCGCCACGCGGCATCGCTGATGGGCGGCTCGCCCGGCGTGCTGCACGGCAACCGCACGTATCTGCTGCAGGATGAGAACGGCCAGATCATCGAGACGCATTCGGTCTCGGCCGGTCTCGACTATCCGGGCGTGGGCCCCGAGCACGCGTGGCTCAAGGACAGCGGTCGCGCGCAATACGTGCCGATCACGGACGAAGAGGCGCTCAAGGCGTTCCACGACTGCTGCCGCATCGAGGGCATCATTCCGGCGCTCGAGTCGAGCCATGCGCTGGCCTATGCCGCCAAACTGGCGCCGACGTTGCCGAAGGACAAGATCCTGCTGGTCAACCTGTCGGGCCGCGGCGACAAGGACATGCACACGGTCGCCGAGCGATCGGGCATCAAGTTCTGA
- a CDS encoding DNA-methyltransferase: MRDEFEAPQPEREPAVPANQAGVAGSAPAGIRLLNRDFLTEAASLPDASIDLIVADPPYGLGKDYGNDSDMRSGEEFLVWTRQWLELAVPKLKPTGSLYIFCTWQYAPEIFCFLKTKLTMVNEIIWDRRVPSMGGTTRRFTSVHDNIGYFAVSRDYYFDLDPVRIPYDAATKKARSRKLFEGSKWLELGYNPKDVWSVSRLHRQHAERVDHPTQKPLEIVERMVLASCPPGGRVLDPFMGSGTTAVACARHGREFVGYEINESYCAIARERVSAATPATSGGVPAAVAAVEQRVMDGEAAAAGAARATEAESEP; encoded by the coding sequence ATGCGCGACGAGTTCGAAGCGCCGCAACCGGAGCGCGAGCCGGCCGTGCCTGCCAATCAGGCGGGCGTGGCCGGTTCCGCGCCTGCGGGCATTCGTCTCCTGAACCGCGATTTTCTGACCGAAGCGGCGAGCCTGCCGGATGCGTCGATCGACCTGATCGTGGCCGACCCGCCTTACGGCCTCGGTAAAGACTACGGTAACGACTCGGACATGCGGTCCGGCGAGGAATTTCTCGTCTGGACGCGCCAGTGGCTCGAGCTGGCCGTTCCCAAGCTCAAGCCCACGGGCTCGCTGTACATCTTCTGCACCTGGCAGTACGCGCCGGAAATCTTCTGCTTTCTGAAGACGAAGCTCACGATGGTCAACGAGATCATCTGGGACCGGCGCGTGCCGAGCATGGGCGGAACGACGCGCCGCTTCACGTCGGTACACGACAACATCGGCTATTTCGCGGTCTCGCGGGACTATTACTTCGATCTCGATCCCGTTCGCATTCCCTACGACGCCGCGACCAAGAAGGCCCGCTCGCGCAAGCTGTTCGAGGGCAGCAAGTGGCTGGAGCTTGGCTACAATCCAAAGGATGTCTGGTCGGTTTCGCGCCTGCATCGGCAGCATGCCGAGCGCGTGGACCATCCCACCCAGAAGCCTCTGGAAATCGTCGAGCGCATGGTGCTTGCCAGCTGCCCGCCCGGCGGCCGCGTGCTGGACCCGTTCATGGGCAGCGGCACGACGGCTGTAGCCTGCGCGCGCCACGGTCGCGAGTTTGTCGGCTATGAAATCAACGAAAGTTACTGCGCGATTGCGCGGGAGCGCGTGAGCGCGGCAACGCCTGCAACCAGTGGGGGCGTGCCTGCTGCTGTGGCGGCCGTTGAGCAGCGTGTCATGGACGGCGAAGCCGCTGCCGCGGGCGCTGCTCGGGCCACTGAAGCGGAGTCCGAACCGTGA
- the trpA gene encoding tryptophan synthase subunit alpha — MSRIQKTFDALTAQRRKGLIPFITAGDPDPNRTVEFMHALAAGGADVIELGVPFSDPMADGPVIQQSSERALAKGVTLRHVLADVKRFREKNGTTPVVLMGYANPVERMGVETFAAAAKDAGVDGVLIVDYPPEESANFAEKMRSSGIDPIFLIAPTSTDERIAEVGQIASGYVYYVSLKGVTGAGHLDVSTIEGKIAAIKSHVRLPVGVGFGIRDAQTARAVAEVADAVVIGSRIVQLLEQTAPSAAVGALTRFITEVREAIDSVSAAAR, encoded by the coding sequence ATGTCCCGTATCCAGAAGACCTTCGATGCACTCACCGCGCAGCGCCGCAAGGGGCTGATTCCGTTCATCACGGCGGGCGACCCCGATCCGAACCGCACCGTGGAATTCATGCACGCGCTTGCAGCGGGCGGCGCCGACGTGATCGAGCTCGGTGTGCCGTTTTCGGACCCGATGGCCGACGGCCCGGTGATCCAGCAGTCGTCGGAGCGCGCGCTCGCCAAGGGCGTGACGCTGCGTCACGTGTTGGCCGACGTGAAGCGCTTTCGCGAAAAGAACGGCACCACGCCGGTCGTCCTGATGGGCTACGCCAACCCGGTGGAGCGCATGGGCGTGGAGACGTTTGCCGCCGCCGCGAAGGACGCCGGTGTGGACGGCGTGCTGATCGTCGACTATCCGCCGGAAGAATCGGCGAATTTCGCCGAAAAGATGCGATCTTCTGGTATTGATCCGATCTTCCTGATCGCGCCCACTTCCACCGACGAGCGCATCGCCGAAGTCGGCCAGATCGCGAGCGGCTACGTCTATTACGTGTCGCTGAAGGGCGTGACCGGCGCCGGGCATCTGGACGTTTCCACCATCGAAGGTAAAATCGCGGCCATCAAGTCGCACGTACGCCTGCCGGTGGGCGTCGGCTTCGGCATCCGCGACGCGCAAACGGCGCGCGCGGTGGCCGAAGTGGCCGATGCCGTCGTGATCGGTAGCCGTATCGTGCAATTGCTGGAGCAGACCGCGCCCTCGGCGGCTGTCGGCGCCCTGACGCGCTTCATTACCGAAGTGCGCGAGGCCATCGACAGCGTGAGCGCAGCTGCACGGTAA
- the accD gene encoding acetyl-CoA carboxylase, carboxyltransferase subunit beta — translation MSWLDKLLPPKIKQTDPKNRKGIPEGLWIKCPSCEAVLYRNDVEANLHVCPKCDHHMRIGARARLDGLLDPEGRYEIGQEIVPVDALKFKDSRKYPDRLKEAMDETDETDAMVVMGGAIHTLPVVVSCFEFSFMGGSMGSVVGERFVRGAQNAIEQQVPFICFTASGGARMQESLLSLMQMAKTTAMLTKLAEAKLPFISVLTDPTMGGVSASFAFLGDVVIAEPKALIGFAGPRVIEQTVREKLPEGFQRAEFLLQKGAIDMIVDRRKLREELARLIALLSRQPADAVA, via the coding sequence ATGAGCTGGCTGGATAAACTGCTGCCGCCCAAAATCAAGCAGACCGACCCGAAGAACCGCAAGGGGATTCCGGAAGGCCTCTGGATCAAGTGCCCGTCGTGCGAAGCCGTGCTGTATCGCAACGACGTGGAGGCCAACTTGCACGTCTGCCCGAAGTGCGACCACCACATGCGCATCGGGGCGCGGGCGCGGCTCGACGGCCTGCTCGACCCGGAAGGCCGCTACGAGATCGGCCAGGAGATCGTGCCGGTCGATGCGCTGAAGTTCAAAGACAGTCGCAAGTACCCCGACCGCCTGAAAGAAGCGATGGACGAAACCGACGAAACCGACGCGATGGTCGTCATGGGCGGCGCCATCCACACACTGCCGGTGGTGGTGTCGTGCTTCGAGTTCTCGTTCATGGGCGGCTCGATGGGCTCCGTGGTGGGCGAGCGTTTCGTGCGCGGCGCGCAGAACGCCATCGAGCAGCAGGTGCCGTTCATCTGCTTCACGGCTTCGGGCGGCGCGCGTATGCAGGAAAGCCTGCTTTCGCTGATGCAGATGGCCAAGACCACCGCCATGCTCACGAAGCTCGCTGAGGCCAAGCTGCCGTTCATCTCCGTGCTGACGGACCCGACGATGGGCGGCGTATCGGCGAGCTTTGCGTTCCTCGGCGACGTCGTGATTGCCGAGCCGAAGGCGCTGATCGGCTTCGCCGGCCCCCGCGTGATCGAACAGACGGTGCGCGAGAAGCTGCCGGAAGGCTTCCAGCGTGCCGAGTTCCTGCTGCAAAAGGGCGCGATCGACATGATCGTGGACCGCCGCAAGCTGCGTGAAGAACTGGCGCGGCTGATTGCGCTGCTGAGCCGCCAGCCGGCCGACGCCGTCGCCTGA
- the folC gene encoding bifunctional tetrahydrofolate synthase/dihydrofolate synthase, translating to MTTFPTLDAWLTHLESAHPVGIDMGLTRIGKVKDALQLSFACPIITVGGTNGKGSTCAILETILLKAGYSVGCHTSPHLLSFNERARINGQIATDEELLPHFEAVEAARRSLPEPVSLTYFEFTTLAIMHLFAARGLDAVIFEVGLGGRLDAVNVLDTDCAIITSIDLDHTEYLGDTREKIALEKAGIFRAGKPAICADPVPPQTLIDYAEEIGADPWLFGRDFRYEGQPGSERQQWTYAGRTMRRAALAYPALRGANQLINTSAALAGLEALRDRLPVSAQDIRLGLANVELPGRFQVLPGKPSIIFDVGHNPHAAAVLAQNLGSMGYFPYTYAVFGSMRDKDIAGVVRHLKSEIDHWCVTDLPLPRAAKAEELEHVLRDAGVTDGPDSSVARFESPAAAFQDALKRATENDRILVFGSFVTVAGVMAWRKSQQH from the coding sequence ATGACGACATTCCCCACTCTCGATGCGTGGCTCACGCATCTCGAATCCGCGCACCCGGTCGGCATCGACATGGGGCTCACGCGGATCGGCAAGGTCAAAGACGCGCTGCAACTGTCGTTCGCGTGTCCGATCATCACGGTTGGCGGCACGAACGGCAAAGGCTCCACGTGCGCGATTCTCGAAACGATCCTGCTGAAGGCCGGCTATAGCGTGGGCTGCCACACGTCGCCGCATTTGCTCTCGTTCAACGAACGCGCGCGCATCAACGGCCAGATCGCCACCGACGAAGAACTGCTGCCGCACTTCGAAGCCGTCGAGGCGGCACGCCGCTCGCTGCCGGAGCCCGTTTCGCTGACGTACTTCGAATTCACGACGCTCGCGATCATGCATCTGTTCGCCGCGCGCGGGCTCGATGCGGTGATCTTCGAAGTGGGGCTGGGCGGACGCCTCGACGCGGTGAACGTGCTGGACACCGACTGCGCGATCATCACCAGCATCGATCTGGATCACACCGAATACCTCGGCGACACGCGCGAAAAGATCGCGCTCGAAAAGGCCGGTATTTTCCGCGCAGGCAAGCCGGCCATTTGCGCGGACCCGGTGCCGCCGCAGACGCTTATCGACTACGCCGAAGAAATTGGTGCCGACCCGTGGCTCTTCGGCCGCGATTTCCGCTACGAAGGCCAGCCGGGCAGCGAGCGTCAGCAGTGGACCTACGCAGGCCGCACCATGCGGCGCGCCGCACTCGCGTATCCGGCGCTGCGCGGCGCGAACCAGCTGATCAATACGTCGGCGGCGCTTGCGGGTCTCGAAGCGCTGCGCGACCGCCTGCCGGTCTCGGCGCAAGACATACGCCTTGGCCTTGCCAACGTCGAGCTGCCGGGCCGCTTCCAGGTGCTGCCGGGCAAGCCGTCCATCATCTTCGACGTGGGCCACAACCCGCACGCCGCTGCGGTGCTCGCGCAAAACCTCGGCAGCATGGGCTATTTCCCGTACACCTACGCCGTGTTCGGATCGATGCGCGACAAGGACATTGCAGGCGTGGTGCGGCATCTGAAGAGCGAAATCGACCACTGGTGCGTGACCGATCTGCCGCTGCCGCGCGCCGCGAAGGCCGAGGAACTCGAGCACGTGCTGCGGGACGCCGGCGTGACGGACGGCCCGGACAGTAGCGTGGCGCGCTTCGAGTCGCCTGCGGCAGCGTTTCAAGACGCGCTAAAACGGGCAACCGAAAATGATAGAATCTTGGTTTTCGGAAGTTTCGTGACTGTCGCCGGCGTAATGGCGTGGCGCAAGTCACAGCAACACTGA
- a CDS encoding SPOR domain-containing protein, which translates to MGIFSFGKKDDAPSRRGADSSATRGGRNARVERRSRRTERPAADADAMLLDPTLPEKQRARRRLVGAIALVVAAIVVLPMVLDSHPKPVTDDISIDIPNRPVAKASTAVQDTQAGVAPDNPPAPDAAPGASGLTSASPNVAVASSPAAGAKASAKSATAGTSSTANSTANNSPAAQAAPSAAAQSTKPHSNATQAANSATNGSANNSARAARTEPSTDAEKDTGSPASPPGARFAVQLGVFPDDASARNWAAKLKAAGVPAYTERRKQADGSMRTLLRAGPFADRAAASAAIAKVREAGLGAGANGSSGQSAQ; encoded by the coding sequence ATGGGAATTTTCTCGTTCGGCAAGAAAGACGACGCACCGAGCCGGCGCGGCGCAGACTCCAGTGCTACGCGGGGCGGCCGAAATGCGCGCGTCGAGCGGCGCTCGCGCCGCACCGAACGTCCGGCGGCGGACGCCGACGCCATGCTGCTCGATCCCACCTTGCCCGAGAAGCAGCGGGCACGCCGGCGCCTCGTAGGCGCCATCGCGCTGGTAGTCGCGGCAATCGTCGTGTTGCCGATGGTGCTCGACTCGCACCCCAAGCCCGTCACCGACGACATCTCCATCGACATCCCCAACCGTCCCGTCGCGAAGGCCAGCACGGCTGTGCAGGACACCCAGGCGGGCGTCGCGCCCGACAATCCCCCGGCGCCGGATGCTGCGCCCGGTGCGTCGGGGCTGACGTCGGCAAGCCCGAATGTCGCGGTTGCTTCTTCCCCGGCGGCAGGCGCGAAGGCCTCAGCGAAGTCGGCCACGGCGGGGACGAGCAGTACGGCCAACAGCACCGCCAACAACTCGCCGGCCGCCCAGGCCGCGCCTTCGGCAGCGGCTCAGTCCACCAAACCTCACAGCAACGCCACCCAGGCGGCAAACAGCGCGACGAACGGCTCGGCAAACAACAGCGCGCGCGCAGCGAGAACCGAACCCAGCACAGACGCGGAAAAAGACACCGGCTCCCCGGCTTCTCCGCCCGGCGCGCGGTTTGCGGTGCAACTGGGCGTGTTTCCGGACGACGCCAGCGCCCGAAATTGGGCAGCGAAGTTGAAAGCGGCCGGAGTTCCCGCATATACGGAGCGTCGCAAGCAGGCGGACGGCTCCATGCGCACGCTTTTGCGCGCTGGTCCGTTTGCGGACCGCGCGGCGGCATCGGCGGCGATAGCGAAGGTGCGCGAAGCAGGCCTCGGCGCGGGCGCGAACGGCAGTAGCGGCCAGTCCGCGCAATAA
- a CDS encoding CvpA family protein, whose protein sequence is MFTAFDYAVMAVIALSALRGTWRGFLSEVFGLVGWIVAFLVACRFVGLVVPWIPANWPGGALTQWLIAFVIIVVGVMLVAGVASAVLSRLVQATGLSGVDRSLGLLFGLARGVVLVLILVALAGLTELPKQAFWRDALLRPYAEQGVRELKPLLPEALAAYVRV, encoded by the coding sequence ATGTTCACCGCCTTCGACTACGCTGTAATGGCGGTCATCGCGCTGTCAGCCTTGCGGGGCACGTGGCGCGGGTTTTTGTCCGAAGTGTTCGGGCTCGTGGGCTGGATTGTGGCGTTTCTGGTGGCGTGCCGGTTCGTTGGTCTGGTGGTGCCGTGGATTCCGGCTAACTGGCCGGGCGGCGCGCTGACCCAGTGGTTGATCGCATTCGTGATCATCGTGGTCGGCGTGATGCTCGTAGCGGGCGTGGCGAGCGCAGTGCTCAGCCGGCTCGTGCAGGCCACGGGCCTTTCCGGCGTGGACCGGTCGCTCGGGCTGTTGTTCGGCCTCGCACGCGGGGTCGTGCTGGTGCTGATTCTGGTCGCCCTTGCAGGCTTGACCGAGCTGCCCAAGCAAGCATTCTGGCGCGACGCGCTGCTGCGGCCCTACGCCGAGCAAGGCGTGCGTGAACTGAAACCGCTGCTTCCCGAGGCGCTTGCCGCTTACGTCCGCGTGTGA
- the purF gene encoding amidophosphoribosyltransferase — translation MCGIVGVVSRSPVNQLIYDSLLLLQHRGQDAAGIATANGSTFHMHKANGMVRDVFRTRNMRSLPGTWGIGQVRYPTAGSATSEEEAQPFYVNAPFGIILAHNGNLTNWQQLKDEMFRVDRRHINTNSDTEVLLNVLAHELQLSSSGLQLDPAALFKAVAGVHRRVRGSYAIVSLIADYGLLAFRDPFGIRPLCIGKMETPEGTEWMVASESVALEGIGFEFVRDVAPGEAIFIDIEGNFHAQQCATNPSLNPCIFELVYLARPDSVLDGVPVYNARLRMGDYLAEKILRVLPPDVKIDVVMPIPDSSRPAAMQVAAKLGVEYREGFFKNRYVGRTFIMPGQAVRKKSVRQKLNAMGIEFKGRNVLIVDDSIVRGTTSHEIVQMARDAGANKVVFASAAPPVKFPNVYGIDMPTRGELVAHGRSDEEVARLIGADVLVYQDVEALKQAVRDINPALKGFEASCFDGDYITGDVTTEYLDRIERARLAPDAQSDRDAASEAIEGGVARSQLHLQLSVE, via the coding sequence ATGTGCGGCATCGTAGGCGTAGTTTCCCGTTCCCCCGTCAACCAGCTGATCTATGACAGCCTGCTGCTTCTGCAGCATCGCGGTCAGGACGCCGCCGGCATCGCCACCGCGAACGGCAGCACGTTCCACATGCACAAGGCCAACGGCATGGTGCGCGACGTGTTCCGCACGCGCAACATGCGCAGCCTGCCCGGTACCTGGGGCATCGGCCAGGTGCGCTATCCCACGGCGGGATCGGCAACGAGCGAGGAAGAGGCGCAGCCGTTCTACGTGAACGCGCCGTTCGGCATCATCCTTGCGCACAACGGCAACCTCACGAACTGGCAGCAGTTGAAAGACGAGATGTTCCGCGTCGACCGCCGCCACATCAACACCAACTCGGACACCGAAGTGCTGCTCAACGTGCTTGCGCACGAATTGCAGCTTTCCAGCTCGGGTCTGCAACTCGACCCTGCGGCGCTCTTCAAGGCCGTTGCCGGCGTGCACCGGCGCGTGCGCGGCTCGTACGCGATCGTGTCGCTGATCGCCGACTACGGTTTGCTCGCGTTCCGCGACCCGTTCGGCATCCGCCCGCTGTGCATCGGCAAGATGGAAACGCCCGAGGGCACTGAATGGATGGTGGCTTCGGAATCCGTGGCGCTGGAAGGCATCGGCTTCGAGTTCGTGCGCGACGTGGCGCCGGGCGAAGCGATCTTCATCGACATCGAAGGCAATTTTCACGCGCAGCAGTGCGCGACCAACCCGAGCCTCAACCCCTGCATTTTCGAGCTCGTGTACCTGGCGCGGCCCGACTCGGTACTCGACGGCGTGCCCGTCTACAACGCCCGCCTGCGCATGGGCGACTATCTCGCCGAGAAGATTCTCCGCGTGCTGCCGCCCGACGTGAAGATCGACGTGGTCATGCCGATTCCCGATTCGTCGCGCCCGGCTGCGATGCAGGTGGCGGCGAAGCTCGGCGTCGAATATCGCGAAGGCTTCTTCAAGAACCGTTACGTGGGCCGTACCTTCATCATGCCGGGCCAGGCGGTGCGCAAGAAGTCGGTGCGCCAGAAGCTCAACGCCATGGGCATCGAGTTCAAGGGCAGGAACGTGCTGATCGTGGACGACTCCATCGTGCGCGGAACCACCTCGCATGAGATCGTGCAGATGGCGCGCGACGCGGGCGCGAATAAGGTGGTGTTCGCCTCGGCGGCGCCGCCCGTGAAGTTCCCGAACGTCTACGGCATCGACATGCCGACGCGCGGCGAACTCGTGGCCCACGGTCGTTCGGACGAAGAAGTGGCGCGCTTGATCGGCGCCGACGTTCTCGTCTATCAGGACGTGGAAGCGCTCAAGCAGGCCGTGCGCGACATCAACCCGGCGCTCAAGGGCTTCGAGGCTTCCTGCTTCGACGGCGACTACATCACGGGCGACGTGACCACGGAGTACCTGGACCGTATCGAGCGCGCGCGCCTCGCGCCGGATGCCCAGTCGGACCGCGATGCGGCCAGCGAAGCCATCGAAGGCGGCGTCGCCCGTTCGCAACTGCACTTGCAGCTTTCGGTGGAGTAA